The genomic DNA ATTTCAGTCCGAATCCGATCCATCATGTAAATTGAATAATCAATTCCGACACCAATACCCACGGCTATTATCGGTACGGTATTAATATTGATCCCCATCCCTGTCATTCCCATATACCCATAGGTTAGGGAGGTGGCGAAGAGCATCGCCATAAACATCATCAGTCCGGCTGCGAGGGAGGAGTAGAAGATGGTGACGAAGGTGAAAATCAGCAAAAACGCCAAGGGAAGCACTTTGAGGTTGGTTTCGTATGCCGCTTCGTTCATGGCCGCTGTTACTCCAATGGTGCCTCCCGCCAAGCGTATTGTCAGCCCTTCGACCTTGCCCTCGTTTTCGGCTATCCACTGCTTAGCGGTATGAATCGCACGCCGGATCGTCTCGCCCCGGTGATCCTTGTAATAGAAAACGAGATTGGCCATTCGTTCGTTGGGATCGACAAACTCATTCAGGGCACCTGGGATGGGGTTGGACATCATATAGGTGAACATCAAACCGCCAACGTACGACGAATCCTTGGGGATCTGATCCCACCGTGGATCATTGTTGTGCAACAGTCGGTTGACCTGCTTTACAAGCCCCTGAATGCCTTTGACGCCGCCTACCTCGGGGTCCAGCAGCATGTGCTTTTGCAGGTCTCCCAGGGCATGTAATACCTCGGGTCGCTTGATACCTCCCTTGCTGTCGGTCTCAGCGACCAGGTACAGTTCCTCGGACCCCGGGAATCGATCATTAATCTCCGTGGAAGAGATGTTGTAGTCATGATCCTGATACAGGATTGGAGAACCCGGTTCAGATTCGCCAATAACGACCCTCGATGAGGCAAACCACCCTCCGCACAGCAAGACACCTGCGCCAATCAATGCCACTACTGCCGCTTTTTTAGAGCTGATGATGCTGGCGCAAAAGGTACCAATCCCACGAAAGAAGGTCTGCTTGATCAAGGTATCTTTCGGTTTGGGTAATATTGACAACAGCAAGGGTACCGACAACAGAACGGTGACGATGAGGGACAGTGCCCAAAGGGAGGCGTAGTGGGCCAGCTTGGTATTAAGGGGGATGGAACCTATGGCGATCAACAGCAGACCAATGGCATCTGAAACAACACCTAGGGTTCCAGGGCGGAACAGGTTCTCAAATGTCTTCCGGGAAGCTTTGTGGGGGTCCGGGTCTATGGCGAGTTCTTGGTAGTAGCGTTCTACCAGTTGGATACCGTGAGACATGGCCCGCGCACTGATCAGGAAGGGGATGACCAGGCCAAGCGGGTCCAGGTTGTAGCCGAAGAGGGAAATGATGCCGAGTCCCCAGATGCAGGAAACAATCACCCCCGCCAGCGGAACCAGCACCCCGTAAACATTCCGAAAATAGAATATTAACAGGAGAACCATGATCAGCGCGGTAAACAAAAAGATCTGAATGACCTGGTCCAGGTATTGATATGCCCAGCCCACCAATATCGGCTGGCCGGTTGCAAAAATGCGGATTCCTGGGGCCGTTTCCTTTGTACGTAGCTCCTGAACCTGCTTAAATGTCTCAGCGTAATCGAGCTTCCCTTCATTCAATTGGCCCTTGATCAAGGCCATGTGCAGATCTGGCGATATCAGGGGGCCATAAACACGGGGGTCGGCCGATACCTCCTGTCGAATGGTTGCAAGTCTTTCTGCCGACAGGTCTGTTTGGGCAGGGTCGTAGTAGGGTTCGGAGTTGACGTTGCCGTCATTGGTCAACCAGACCTTGCGGGTGTTGCGATGGGTGAGACTGGTCACAAGGTTGTGATTTATTCCTGGCAGCCTATCCACCGCTTGGGTAATACGGTGAATCCTGGCCAAGGTTTCGTTGCTGAAAATATCGCCATCCTCAACCTCAACGCCTACAATTATCACGTTGGCACCGCCAAAGGACTCTTTGATTTCGTTGTGCAACTGGATGTAGCTGTGAGTTTGCGGCAGTAGGTCGGCAAAATCCGAATAGATCTTCACAGCCGGGATCTGCGCAGCGAAGAAGACCGTCACAAGCAGGATCAGCCCGAGGACGATTTTGGGATGATAGAATACCTGCTTGTCTAATTGGTTTAGCAGATGAGTAATTTTATGAGCTTTTCCGGATGTTTTGTCTGGCATTGCTAGGGCTCCTGATTATTGTTCCTGTTTGGTATTTGTGGTTATTATTGTTCCCCTACCACCGGCAACCAGCAGTAGATCATCGGCGAGGACCTCTCCATCACGGAGATAACCGTTCGCGTGGAGGTGTGACGTATCAAGAGCCACCCAGCGCTGATCACTCAGTTCGAGGACTGTGCCATGCTCCCCGAAGACGAAAAGTCGGCCACCCTCGGCATGAAACCCGTAAAGGGGAAAGTCGGTGGGCGTCTCTTGACGCCTCCAGGTTGCACCGCCATCGGTGGTGTGTAGAATCGTCCCATACAGTCCGGCAGCCCAGCCATGTTGGAGATCGGCAAAGTAGCTGTCCTGAGGATAGAAATCGGCAGGAAGCATACCGAAGCGTTGCCAGCTTTGACCGCCATCCTCGGTTTTGGCAGTCAAACCGAACTCGCCGAGAACAAATCCGTTTTGCGCATCGAGGAACTTAATTTTGGTCAGCATCGCATCCTGGTCGAGGCTGTTTTCTTTCCAGCTCTTACCCTGGTTTGTGCTGTGTAAAAGGGTGGTGAAGCTGCCCACAACCCAGTAATCACCGTTGGGAGCGCAGGTCAGGGAGAGCATGTCTTCTCGGGTAGGCAGATCTGACTTGGTCCAGTCCTGGCCGTTGTCGATGCTGATCCACACTTGCTGCTCCACGCTCAGCGCGATCAGCGAGTTGTCGGGACAGCTGTCAATGTCGATAAGATTGGGTTTCCCCATCAGCCCAGTACGAGTCCACTGCAGTGGTTCCTTAATGCCATTGGGCTTAGGGCTGGTAATAATTACCCCCGTGTCGCCGACAACTGTAACGACAGCCTCATTGGTTGCGACAGCCTGAAAATTATCAGTACGACGTACCGACTTTGTTCTCTCCTGATGGACGCCGTCAAGATCCAACTTTGCCTCGCAGCCCATAAGCAACAACGGGAATGCTAAAAGTAACAATACTGTTTTGATTTTCCGTGGATGTGACTCCAGCTGGTTTCTAAATGTCATTTCTTAGGTCTCCCTTTACAATTATCAGTGTGCTAATAATTTAAATATACTAATTGGTATTTATGTATTTTAGTTGAATAACTTTTTAAATACTAACGGAAGTTGATTTAAATTCTCAACGAATTGTACATATTTGCCATATTCTTTTCGAAGCATATCTTTATTCATTGGGTCACATTTTAAACCAAGAGTCAAAAGACGAATTTTACTCTCTTCGCAGTGTCGTATAGCATCACTTACACCGCATCCCCAATTTGATGCACCGTCGGTAAGGTGAATGATAATGGGCCTCCGTTTGCTGTCTCTTAAGAAGAGAGTTGTGGCAATAATTGCCTCACCGGAAGCTGTCCTCCCGTGGGGTGTAACGGAAAAGAATTTTCCCTGCATGTAGATTTCCGTAATGCGGCAAGTATCCTTTCTTTCGTTGTAAGCAAAAATTCTGGCATTAGAGTTATAACTGAGAATTGCCAAAAAAAGTGTCTGATAGATTGTTTCAATTTTTGCCCACTTATCAGGTTCAGCCATGGACCCGGTGCAATCAACGAGAAGTATGATGTCATTCTTGAGTTCGAAAAAAAATTTTTTCATGGTGAAAATTGAACCGTTGGTTGCAACTCTGAACAACCT from Desulfuromonas sp. TF includes the following:
- a CDS encoding YCF48-related protein is translated as MTFRNQLESHPRKIKTVLLLLAFPLLLMGCEAKLDLDGVHQERTKSVRRTDNFQAVATNEAVVTVVGDTGVIITSPKPNGIKEPLQWTRTGLMGKPNLIDIDSCPDNSLIALSVEQQVWISIDNGQDWTKSDLPTREDMLSLTCAPNGDYWVVGSFTTLLHSTNQGKSWKENSLDQDAMLTKIKFLDAQNGFVLGEFGLTAKTEDGGQSWQRFGMLPADFYPQDSYFADLQHGWAAGLYGTILHTTDGGATWRRQETPTDFPLYGFHAEGGRLFVFGEHGTVLELSDQRWVALDTSHLHANGYLRDGEVLADDLLLVAGGRGTIITTNTKQEQ
- a CDS encoding RND family transporter yields the protein MPDKTSGKAHKITHLLNQLDKQVFYHPKIVLGLILLVTVFFAAQIPAVKIYSDFADLLPQTHSYIQLHNEIKESFGGANVIIVGVEVEDGDIFSNETLARIHRITQAVDRLPGINHNLVTSLTHRNTRKVWLTNDGNVNSEPYYDPAQTDLSAERLATIRQEVSADPRVYGPLISPDLHMALIKGQLNEGKLDYAETFKQVQELRTKETAPGIRIFATGQPILVGWAYQYLDQVIQIFLFTALIMVLLLIFYFRNVYGVLVPLAGVIVSCIWGLGIISLFGYNLDPLGLVIPFLISARAMSHGIQLVERYYQELAIDPDPHKASRKTFENLFRPGTLGVVSDAIGLLLIAIGSIPLNTKLAHYASLWALSLIVTVLLSVPLLLSILPKPKDTLIKQTFFRGIGTFCASIISSKKAAVVALIGAGVLLCGGWFASSRVVIGESEPGSPILYQDHDYNISSTEINDRFPGSEELYLVAETDSKGGIKRPEVLHALGDLQKHMLLDPEVGGVKGIQGLVKQVNRLLHNNDPRWDQIPKDSSYVGGLMFTYMMSNPIPGALNEFVDPNERMANLVFYYKDHRGETIRRAIHTAKQWIAENEGKVEGLTIRLAGGTIGVTAAMNEAAYETNLKVLPLAFLLIFTFVTIFYSSLAAGLMMFMAMLFATSLTYGYMGMTGMGININTVPIIAVGIGVGIDYSIYMMDRIRTEMVTLKSISSSVKRAITTTGQAISFTVLTLISGIVMWVILSDLRFQADAALLLIVMVILNAIAAMILVPAWVLVFRPKFICAAYEDEDGVIHSFSPSAALSSHKIAQGGTTCPAEQGQ